In Halobacillus amylolyticus, the following proteins share a genomic window:
- a CDS encoding GNAT family N-acetyltransferase, with protein MKWIQKTFDQLTTNELYTILEHRTDVFVVEQNCPYKEVDGRDDECVHIWLEDDGEMIAYCRIVPPQTSDEYDAIGRVLVTKKARGKGYARDLMNRAIDTLKQRGNVAKISLHGQEHLRYFYGSFGFEEISEVYLEDDIPHVDMVMKL; from the coding sequence ATGAAATGGATACAGAAGACATTTGACCAGCTAACAACGAACGAGTTATACACCATCTTAGAGCATAGAACGGATGTTTTTGTAGTGGAGCAAAATTGCCCGTATAAAGAAGTAGATGGGCGTGACGATGAATGCGTACATATATGGCTTGAGGATGATGGTGAAATGATCGCTTATTGCCGGATTGTCCCGCCGCAAACCAGTGATGAATATGACGCAATCGGTCGTGTCCTCGTTACTAAAAAGGCACGCGGCAAGGGGTATGCAAGAGATCTAATGAATAGAGCGATTGATACCCTGAAGCAGAGAGGAAATGTTGCGAAGATTTCGTTGCATGGACAGGAACATTTACGCTACTTTTATGGGTCATTTGGCTTTGAGGAAATATCTGAGGTATATCTCGAAGATGACATTCCGCATGTAGATATGGTGATGAAGTTATAG
- a CDS encoding DUF2254 family protein, whose amino-acid sequence MIEIGHKETEIQELQMGMHKLAEVAIKAIGNDDPKTASNTINQMAELMLTVEDYITFTPYLIDNLGQVRVILQSESFDYYIYRGFGYIRHYAKGNHLIITEIVRALALVAESIDESKHESLWQFACNTLDHTEREVVYELDKTFLLQEVHKLAELTGNLDDYKDIERNFYPFANENT is encoded by the coding sequence ATGATTGAAATAGGTCATAAGGAAACAGAGATTCAAGAGCTGCAAATGGGAATGCATAAGCTGGCTGAAGTCGCCATCAAGGCGATCGGAAATGATGATCCAAAGACTGCCTCTAACACCATTAATCAAATGGCTGAGCTTATGCTGACAGTAGAAGACTACATTACATTCACACCTTATTTAATAGATAATTTGGGACAAGTACGAGTAATCCTTCAATCAGAGAGCTTTGATTATTATATTTACCGGGGGTTTGGGTACATTCGACATTATGCAAAAGGAAATCATTTGATCATTACAGAGATTGTCCGTGCCTTAGCCCTTGTGGCAGAGTCGATTGATGAATCTAAACACGAATCATTATGGCAATTTGCATGCAATACACTTGACCACACGGAACGAGAAGTTGTTTATGAGCTGGATAAGACCTTTCTTTTACAGGAGGTTCATAAGCTGGCCGAACTTACGGGTAACCTTGACGATTACAAGGACATTGAGAGGAATTTTTATCCATTTGCCAATGAGAATACGTAA
- the phnF gene encoding phosphonate metabolism transcriptional regulator PhnF — MIDKQSPLPMYYQIEEEIKQRIAEDEYRAGDMIPSERELSETYEVSRMTVRQAITNMVNEGVLFREKGRGTFVADKKIEQPLQGMTSFTEDMKSRGMDASSKLLIFEKITAPFDIARKLQIDEKADVYKIQRIRYADQKPMAIETTFIPVAMLPGLSERVVQGSLYDYIERTKKLKIGKASQMIEATTADENQSSLLDVSALSAILHIERNSFLTDGTPFEVVKSSYRADRYKFISDIYRA, encoded by the coding sequence ATGATAGATAAACAGTCACCACTCCCGATGTATTATCAGATTGAAGAAGAGATTAAACAGCGAATAGCTGAAGATGAATACCGTGCAGGAGATATGATTCCTTCTGAACGTGAGCTTTCTGAAACCTATGAAGTAAGTCGCATGACAGTCAGACAAGCGATCACAAACATGGTGAACGAAGGTGTTTTGTTTAGGGAAAAAGGGAGAGGGACGTTTGTTGCAGATAAGAAAATCGAACAGCCTCTCCAAGGGATGACAAGCTTCACAGAGGATATGAAGTCAAGAGGGATGGACGCGAGCAGTAAACTGTTGATTTTTGAAAAAATAACTGCTCCCTTTGATATTGCCCGTAAATTACAAATAGATGAAAAAGCAGATGTATATAAAATACAAAGAATCCGCTATGCTGACCAGAAACCAATGGCGATTGAAACGACCTTTATTCCTGTCGCCATGCTTCCTGGACTAAGTGAACGCGTTGTCCAAGGATCGTTATATGATTATATTGAAAGAACGAAGAAACTAAAGATTGGGAAAGCGAGTCAAATGATTGAAGCAACAACTGCTGATGAGAATCAGTCTTCCTTGCTAGACGTATCTGCTTTGTCTGCCATTTTGCATATTGAGAGGAACAGCTTCTTAACAGATGGAACACCTTTTGAAGTTGTTAAATCGTCCTACCGAGCCGACCGTTACAAATTTATTAGTGATATTTACCGCGCTTAA
- the nagB gene encoding glucosamine-6-phosphate deaminase codes for MRIIVMKDYNDLSKKACEYIEGQVNSKPNSVLGLATGGTPLGTYRELIEGHKSRSVDYHQAYSLNLDEYVGLDKSDPQSYHFFMNNHLFNSINIDPGHTFIPNGKTNDLTDECERYERLIEEIGPPDLQLLGIGQNGHIGFNEPGTPFDRETHIIDLAESTRTANARFFSSIDDVPKQAITMGIRSILKSKKIVLLASGEGKAEAIKCLLEDEPNENFPASALKDHDDVTLIVDEQAYGKLEL; via the coding sequence ATGAGGATCATCGTAATGAAGGATTATAATGACTTAAGCAAGAAGGCTTGTGAATATATTGAAGGTCAGGTGAACAGCAAGCCAAATTCTGTCCTTGGTTTAGCAACAGGGGGGACACCTCTTGGCACGTATAGAGAATTAATTGAAGGGCATAAAAGCAGGTCTGTTGATTATCATCAAGCCTATTCGCTCAATTTGGATGAATATGTTGGATTGGACAAATCAGATCCTCAAAGCTATCATTTCTTTATGAATAACCATTTATTTAATTCGATTAATATCGACCCTGGTCATACGTTTATACCTAATGGGAAAACAAATGATCTTACCGATGAGTGTGAGCGCTATGAACGGTTAATTGAAGAAATAGGACCGCCTGATTTACAGTTACTTGGAATCGGACAAAATGGACATATCGGCTTTAATGAACCTGGTACTCCTTTTGATCGTGAAACACACATCATAGATCTAGCTGAATCAACAAGAACAGCTAATGCCAGGTTCTTTTCTTCGATTGATGATGTCCCTAAACAAGCAATTACGATGGGGATCAGGTCCATCTTAAAAAGTAAAAAAATCGTATTGCTAGCTTCAGGGGAAGGGAAAGCCGAAGCCATAAAATGCTTACTGGAAGATGAACCAAATGAAAATTTTCCAGCTTCTGCATTAAAAGATCATGATGATGTGACGTTAATTGTTGATGAACAAGCTTATGGAAAGCTTGAGCTTTGA
- a CDS encoding pyridoxamine 5'-phosphate oxidase family protein — protein sequence MNQKELKKKIFDIMEQHRIGTLATVKNGKPHSRFMTFSNDDEFTFYTPTNRETHKADEIEANPNVHILIGYEGEGVGDVYLEVEGQARIRDDQKMKNWLWNNHMERWFTGKEDPEYIVLEIYPENIRLMNSGNDTPEKLDL from the coding sequence TTGAATCAAAAAGAACTTAAGAAGAAAATTTTTGACATAATGGAGCAACACCGTATAGGTACACTCGCTACGGTTAAAAATGGCAAGCCACACTCAAGATTTATGACTTTTTCAAACGACGATGAATTTACTTTTTACACTCCGACGAATAGAGAAACACATAAAGCGGATGAAATTGAGGCTAATCCTAACGTTCATATCTTGATTGGATATGAGGGTGAAGGGGTTGGTGACGTATACCTTGAAGTGGAGGGGCAAGCGAGGATTCGTGATGATCAAAAAATGAAAAACTGGCTATGGAATAATCACATGGAACGCTGGTTCACCGGGAAAGAGGATCCAGAATATATTGTACTTGAAATTTATCCGGAGAACATTCGGTTAATGAATAGTGGCAATGATACGCCGGAAAAATTGGATTTATAA
- a CDS encoding helix-turn-helix domain-containing protein gives MEMRLDLVHTGFIHFDLQNGEADEVHTHDHFQLSVPLNGDLLTHHNEKPLLLPGHEGLLVPPSDSHQHEATDLRKEILLISVSEEILRSVYERETGHFIDNIAFYTRQPTSSELLQEVKKIYQIAAQDGITSAIDLEEQFARIFLNYTSGNHSERWRGRSVPGIQEEIAKRVQEYIQAFYYKPLTLEQMALGTNISKYHLHRCFSNETGRSPIEYLHLIRLKKAKAHLLSGQSITQTAFDVGYQSLSTFNRAFKKFNHCTPREYMKAAAKEIKF, from the coding sequence ATGGAAATGAGACTTGATTTGGTCCATACGGGTTTTATTCATTTTGACTTACAGAATGGAGAGGCAGACGAAGTACATACACACGATCACTTTCAGTTAAGCGTGCCTCTTAACGGGGATCTTTTGACACATCACAACGAGAAACCCCTGTTGCTTCCCGGACATGAAGGTTTATTAGTTCCACCATCAGATTCTCACCAGCACGAAGCCACCGACCTTCGAAAAGAAATTCTATTAATTAGTGTCAGTGAGGAGATTTTGCGAAGCGTGTACGAGAGAGAAACAGGTCATTTCATTGATAATATCGCCTTTTATACAAGGCAGCCTACTTCAAGTGAGTTGCTGCAAGAAGTTAAAAAGATTTATCAAATAGCTGCTCAAGATGGTATCACGTCCGCCATTGATTTAGAAGAGCAGTTCGCTCGTATTTTTCTTAATTACACCTCCGGAAATCATTCCGAACGGTGGAGAGGAAGATCTGTACCAGGGATTCAGGAGGAAATTGCGAAAAGAGTACAGGAGTACATTCAGGCCTTTTACTATAAACCACTCACTCTTGAACAAATGGCTTTAGGAACAAATATTAGCAAGTACCACCTTCATCGCTGCTTCTCGAATGAAACAGGGCGATCCCCCATTGAATACTTACATCTCATTCGATTAAAAAAAGCCAAAGCACATTTGTTGAGTGGTCAAAGCATTACGCAGACAGCCTTTGATGTAGGCTATCAATCCCTCAGTACTTTCAACCGCGCCTTTAAAAAATTTAATCATTGTACGCCAAGGGAATACATGAAAGCTGCTGCTAAAGAAATCAAATTTTAA
- a CDS encoding alpha/beta fold hydrolase, with protein sequence MRNPFFYRQRKYIFIPILFFLLGSSLFFLNSTPTRSEDTTQMTPTVFIHGFKGGPGTFNTLLDRFEENNWGTKQMVIHVSSSGNVQVRGSIPYTMNPFIQVLFENDRASIRSQTFWLQKVMWTLKEDYGISQVNLVGHSMGGLASTNFLLNNQRGSFPTVNKLVTIGSPFLGIEQETYFATNTGAATVDLKVDSNALTSMMENKEKISPKVGVLAIAGVINQEAAPAKQTDGLVSKQSALGLSYIIPAVNYQERIFFNEAATHSGLHEFAEVDQAIAQFLWNIQSEQDI encoded by the coding sequence ATGCGCAATCCTTTTTTTTATCGCCAAAGAAAATATATTTTCATCCCCATCTTGTTCTTTCTGTTAGGTAGTTCCCTCTTTTTCCTTAACTCTACACCTACACGTTCTGAAGATACCACCCAGATGACACCAACCGTTTTTATTCATGGGTTTAAAGGTGGGCCCGGGACGTTCAATACCTTACTTGATCGGTTTGAAGAAAATAATTGGGGAACTAAGCAGATGGTTATACACGTGTCTTCCTCAGGCAATGTACAAGTTCGTGGAAGTATCCCCTACACGATGAACCCTTTTATTCAGGTTCTTTTTGAAAATGACCGTGCGAGTATAAGATCTCAAACATTTTGGCTGCAGAAGGTAATGTGGACGTTAAAAGAGGACTATGGGATAAGCCAGGTTAACCTTGTCGGCCACTCTATGGGAGGGCTTGCTTCAACAAACTTTTTATTAAATAACCAACGGGGAAGTTTTCCTACAGTGAATAAACTGGTCACCATCGGCAGTCCGTTTCTGGGAATTGAGCAGGAAACTTATTTTGCTACAAATACCGGGGCAGCCACGGTCGACTTAAAAGTGGATTCTAATGCATTAACGTCTATGATGGAGAATAAGGAAAAAATCAGCCCAAAGGTTGGTGTGTTGGCTATTGCAGGCGTAATTAATCAAGAAGCTGCTCCTGCTAAACAAACGGACGGCCTTGTATCCAAACAAAGCGCGCTGGGGCTTAGCTATATCATCCCCGCTGTGAATTATCAGGAAAGAATTTTCTTCAATGAAGCCGCGACACACTCTGGCTTACACGAATTTGCCGAAGTGGACCAAGCAATCGCACAATTCCTCTGGAACATCCAAAGCGAGCAAGACATTTAA
- a CDS encoding DUF2254 family protein, producing the protein MDASVTRMLVSTLIGGILTLSAFTLNSLLVVLTTFSGQFSPRMLLNFISDKHTQHALGIFNGSFIYVLVVFLFIGNSSKEMFTATPTITIGLAFIASITFIFFINHATTWMQVHNITYSMKQVSKEMINQTLRKDLEAHRTKEKGDLMEEERKNAQSITSKKSGYIQLADYRTMIREAREDNIIFKLHYKVGDYILEGNQIISFWGQILIM; encoded by the coding sequence ATGGATGCCTCCGTAACAAGAATGCTCGTCAGTACACTGATTGGTGGCATCCTCACTCTCAGTGCCTTTACACTCAACTCCTTGCTCGTTGTGTTAACTACATTTAGCGGGCAATTCTCGCCACGGATGCTGCTGAACTTCATTTCCGACAAGCATACACAACATGCACTCGGTATTTTTAATGGCAGTTTTATTTACGTTCTCGTCGTCTTCTTATTTATTGGTAATTCATCAAAAGAAATGTTCACAGCAACACCAACGATTACAATTGGTCTTGCTTTTATAGCCTCCATCACCTTTATCTTTTTTATCAATCATGCGACAACATGGATGCAGGTTCACAATATTACCTACAGTATGAAACAGGTTTCTAAAGAGATGATTAACCAAACCCTCCGTAAGGATTTAGAAGCCCATCGGACGAAAGAGAAGGGCGACCTAATGGAGGAGGAAAGGAAAAACGCACAATCCATCACTAGCAAAAAATCCGGCTACATTCAGCTTGCCGACTACCGCACTATGATCAGAGAAGCAAGAGAAGATAATATTATCTTCAAACTTCACTATAAGGTTGGGGATTATATCCTTGAAGGAAATCAAATCATAAGCTTTTGGGGCCAAATACTGATAATGTAA
- a CDS encoding aldehyde dehydrogenase family protein yields MSPQTFTKQYINGEWKTGSSEKTVENVNPYTNQTIAIIQSANEQDLDEAYKAAEASQKDWQRVTPGKKQAYFDALLGVMTKRKDEIVDWLVKESGSTLIKAEAEFQSAYGILRESASFPTRMDGQILPSNIPGKENRIYRTPKGVIGVIGPWNFPFHLAMRSIAPAIATGNTVVVKPASSTPATAGLLLAELFEEAGFPKGVINAVVGRGSEIGDAFVTHPIPKLISFTGSTEVGSHIGELAGKHIKDTALELGGNNAMLVLEDADIEKAVQAAAFGKFLHQGQICIALNRIVVHESIHDQFVEALKQKVEGLQAGDPAEKQTVVGPLINQEAAERIQKDMNESMEQGATRIVGGEGSGNLMQPALLINVTNEMPIAKNEIFGPVAAVIKVANEEEAIQVANDSPYGLGGSVFTKDVHRGVEVAKQIETGMIHVNDQSVNDEGHVAFGGEKQSGLGRFGGPFAIDKFTTVKTIGVMSGYREFPF; encoded by the coding sequence ATGAGTCCACAAACATTTACGAAACAATATATTAATGGGGAATGGAAGACTGGTTCAAGCGAAAAAACAGTCGAAAACGTGAACCCTTATACAAATCAAACGATCGCAATCATCCAATCTGCTAATGAGCAAGACTTGGATGAAGCCTATAAAGCTGCTGAGGCATCACAGAAAGATTGGCAAAGGGTTACACCTGGGAAGAAGCAGGCTTACTTTGATGCTCTACTTGGGGTTATGACTAAACGTAAGGATGAAATTGTTGATTGGTTGGTGAAAGAATCTGGTAGTACGCTCATTAAAGCGGAAGCCGAGTTTCAATCAGCGTATGGCATACTACGAGAATCCGCTTCTTTCCCAACTCGAATGGATGGTCAGATCTTACCATCGAATATACCGGGAAAAGAAAACCGTATCTATCGCACACCTAAGGGAGTGATCGGTGTCATTGGGCCGTGGAACTTCCCGTTTCATTTAGCGATGAGGTCCATCGCCCCTGCGATTGCAACAGGTAATACGGTTGTGGTTAAACCTGCATCAAGTACACCGGCTACGGCAGGCTTGCTTCTTGCCGAGCTGTTTGAAGAGGCTGGTTTCCCCAAAGGGGTTATCAATGCTGTCGTCGGGCGAGGGTCTGAAATCGGTGATGCATTCGTCACTCATCCAATACCGAAACTTATTTCATTTACCGGCTCTACGGAAGTGGGCAGTCATATCGGAGAACTGGCAGGAAAGCATATCAAAGATACAGCTCTTGAGTTAGGCGGAAATAATGCCATGCTCGTGCTTGAGGATGCTGACATTGAAAAAGCAGTCCAGGCTGCTGCTTTCGGTAAGTTTTTACACCAGGGGCAAATTTGTATCGCCTTAAACCGTATCGTTGTTCACGAATCGATTCATGATCAATTTGTGGAAGCCTTGAAGCAAAAGGTTGAAGGATTACAGGCTGGGGATCCTGCTGAAAAACAAACGGTTGTAGGTCCGCTCATTAATCAGGAGGCCGCCGAACGAATTCAAAAGGACATGAACGAGAGTATGGAACAAGGGGCTACAAGAATTGTCGGTGGAGAGGGATCAGGGAATTTGATGCAGCCTGCCTTGTTAATAAATGTTACGAATGAGATGCCAATTGCTAAAAACGAAATCTTTGGTCCTGTAGCTGCAGTCATTAAAGTTGCCAATGAAGAAGAAGCCATTCAAGTGGCCAATGATTCACCATATGGTTTAGGCGGATCTGTGTTTACTAAAGATGTCCACCGTGGTGTTGAGGTAGCGAAACAAATCGAAACGGGTATGATTCATGTTAATGATCAATCTGTAAACGATGAAGGTCACGTCGCCTTTGGCGGGGAAAAACAGTCTGGTTTAGGACGCTTTGGCGGCCCCTTTGCGATCGATAAATTTACGACAGTCAAGACGATCGGTGTTATGAGTGGCTATCGTGAATTTCCATTTTAA
- a CDS encoding pyridoxal phosphate-dependent aminotransferase, producing the protein MRNFPQSETLKRLPDQFFAKLVKKLNTYQEKGYDVINLGQGNPDQPTPDHIVQSLQKAAENPVYHKYSPFQGFDYLKEAVAQFYKREYNVTLDPSSEVAIMFGSKAGLVELSQCFLNPGDMALVPDPGYPDYWSGLAIADAVMKSLPLLQENDFLPDYNGLDKETLEKAKLMFLNYPNNPTGAVASEEFFKKTIEFADQNDICVVHDFAYGAIGFDDHKKPLSFMQVPGAKDIGVEIYTMSKTYNMAGWRVAFAVGNPSVVEAIEKIQDHYYVSLFGAIQEATATALLDSQESVKELRETYESRRNILIDGFKEIGWELMPCKGSFFVWLKVPEGFTSQSFADELLEQVGLFVAPGIGFGAYGEGYVRIGLNNSKEDLHESLQRFKKFHQQY; encoded by the coding sequence ATGAGGAACTTCCCTCAGTCTGAAACCCTCAAGCGGCTGCCAGATCAATTTTTTGCTAAACTTGTTAAAAAGTTGAATACATACCAAGAAAAAGGCTACGATGTGATTAACCTTGGTCAAGGCAATCCTGATCAGCCCACACCAGATCACATCGTTCAATCGTTACAAAAAGCCGCTGAAAACCCTGTCTATCATAAGTATTCGCCATTCCAGGGATTCGATTATCTGAAGGAAGCAGTGGCTCAATTTTATAAACGAGAATATAACGTGACGCTTGACCCTTCATCTGAAGTGGCGATCATGTTCGGGAGCAAAGCCGGGCTTGTCGAGCTCAGTCAATGCTTCTTAAATCCAGGCGACATGGCTCTCGTTCCTGACCCGGGCTATCCTGATTACTGGTCAGGGTTGGCGATAGCGGATGCGGTGATGAAGTCCCTGCCACTTCTCCAAGAAAACGACTTTTTGCCGGATTATAATGGACTGGATAAAGAAACATTAGAAAAAGCCAAGTTAATGTTTTTGAATTACCCTAATAATCCAACAGGTGCTGTCGCCTCTGAAGAGTTTTTCAAAAAAACAATCGAGTTTGCTGACCAGAATGATATATGTGTCGTCCATGACTTTGCTTATGGGGCAATTGGATTCGATGATCATAAAAAGCCGCTCAGTTTTATGCAAGTACCAGGTGCTAAAGACATAGGTGTTGAAATCTATACGATGTCAAAAACATACAATATGGCGGGATGGCGGGTCGCTTTTGCTGTTGGAAATCCGAGTGTGGTCGAAGCGATCGAGAAAATTCAAGATCACTACTATGTGAGTTTGTTCGGGGCGATTCAGGAAGCCACGGCCACTGCCTTGCTTGATTCACAAGAGTCGGTTAAAGAATTACGTGAAACTTATGAATCGAGAAGAAACATCTTAATAGATGGGTTTAAAGAAATAGGCTGGGAACTCATGCCATGTAAAGGCTCTTTCTTCGTATGGCTGAAGGTGCCTGAAGGTTTTACATCTCAATCCTTTGCTGATGAGTTGCTCGAGCAAGTTGGGCTATTCGTTGCTCCTGGTATAGGCTTTGGTGCTTACGGAGAAGGATATGTCAGAATTGGTCTAAACAACTCTAAGGAAGATCTACACGAGTCCTTACAACGGTTTAAAAAATTCCATCAACAATACTAG
- the nagA gene encoding N-acetylglucosamine-6-phosphate deacetylase yields the protein MSETIEFINIKIITEAKTIKSGCLQVNNGKVSVISDHPIGGADSVIDGEGESWTIVPGFIDVHIHGADGHDVMDASKEALAGMAARLPEEGTTSFLATTMTQSKQNISRAVKTVGEYMKRQKAAGQSEILGVHLEGPFISQEKAGAQPLEHIVPPSIEQFDRWQEESDANIRLVTLAPEAPGGIELIKYLSTNGIVASIGHSSATFDQVTEAVQSGARHITHLYNQMSGLHHREPGIVGSAFLNEKLMVEMIVDHVHARPEAVQLAYQHTKADRTILITDAMRAKCLPEGTYDLGGQNVNVEGNEARLPDGTLAGSILTLEQAVSNMKQNTNLKIEDLVRITSTNAARQLGVEGRKGSIAVGKDADLVLLDEDFNVVMTVCRGVVTHDRRRDTA from the coding sequence ATGTCCGAAACCATTGAATTTATAAATATAAAGATTATAACGGAAGCAAAAACCATTAAATCTGGTTGTTTGCAGGTGAACAATGGAAAGGTTAGTGTTATATCCGATCACCCTATTGGGGGAGCTGATTCTGTTATTGATGGGGAAGGTGAAAGCTGGACGATCGTTCCAGGTTTTATTGATGTCCACATCCATGGGGCTGATGGGCATGACGTGATGGATGCAAGCAAAGAGGCGCTTGCGGGCATGGCGGCTCGTTTACCTGAGGAAGGAACAACGAGTTTTTTGGCTACCACGATGACGCAATCAAAACAAAATATCTCCCGGGCAGTAAAAACGGTTGGGGAATACATGAAACGACAAAAAGCAGCAGGGCAATCTGAAATCCTGGGTGTTCACTTAGAAGGACCATTTATTTCACAGGAAAAAGCGGGTGCCCAGCCATTAGAACACATTGTTCCACCTTCTATTGAGCAGTTTGATCGGTGGCAGGAGGAGAGTGATGCCAACATTAGGCTTGTAACCCTAGCTCCTGAAGCCCCAGGCGGTATTGAACTGATTAAATACTTAAGTACAAATGGGATCGTGGCCTCTATTGGTCACAGTTCAGCTACTTTTGACCAAGTAACAGAAGCGGTACAATCCGGTGCCCGGCATATTACTCATTTGTACAATCAGATGAGCGGATTGCATCATCGCGAACCAGGCATCGTTGGTTCAGCCTTTTTAAATGAAAAATTAATGGTAGAAATGATTGTCGATCATGTACACGCAAGACCTGAAGCGGTTCAACTAGCCTACCAACATACAAAGGCAGATCGAACAATTTTGATTACAGATGCTATGAGAGCGAAATGTCTTCCAGAGGGCACGTATGATCTAGGCGGGCAGAATGTGAACGTGGAAGGAAATGAAGCTCGTTTACCTGATGGGACATTGGCGGGGAGCATTTTGACATTAGAACAAGCTGTCTCTAATATGAAACAAAATACGAACTTGAAGATAGAAGATCTCGTCCGTATTACTTCAACGAATGCAGCTCGTCAACTAGGGGTTGAGGGCCGAAAAGGGAGCATTGCCGTAGGAAAAGATGCAGATTTAGTCCTATTAGATGAGGATTTTAATGTAGTGATGACGGTGTGCCGTGGTGTAGTCACACATGATCGCAGGAGGGATACAGCATGA
- a CDS encoding MFS transporter, producing the protein MLRYLKSVQPIVWIQTVGHAIIAFISVILLPFLTLHMYNEFGGNLVLTTLIIGVQPLSEILLTVTLGKWADSMGRRPIIFTSLSLQVIAVAGFAFAETVWMFATLGVLNAFGRFIYVPVARAQIADLIHMEKQAETFAILGMAESLGSLLAPVVGALFFQVSRSCLFLFAAALLFLYLLLCVKYLPESNDKGGQGSQDKEIISPDNKRPTRLLLWMMAGALPISFFHSQMETNWPIYLEAHFVNYLLIFALLETVGRVVYLFLEVVIVNQTSRFRIEKVVGSGYILYAMAAFIFGLEQHIIALVVAQILLCLASMISLNHLQGTISKLAPANGRARYFAIFGTHWDISRSVGPFIGGWLLSQMGGIGLFLTVMTLVLAGGWGQYKTLLKIQS; encoded by the coding sequence ATGCTTCGTTACTTGAAAAGTGTTCAACCCATTGTTTGGATTCAAACAGTTGGTCATGCCATTATAGCATTTATATCGGTCATCCTGCTGCCATTTTTAACGTTACATATGTACAATGAATTTGGCGGAAACCTTGTTCTTACTACACTAATCATAGGCGTGCAACCGCTGAGCGAGATTCTGCTTACCGTAACACTCGGAAAATGGGCGGATTCGATGGGGAGGCGTCCCATTATTTTCACCTCACTCAGCTTGCAAGTCATTGCCGTTGCGGGTTTTGCTTTTGCAGAAACGGTATGGATGTTTGCTACTCTTGGTGTACTAAATGCCTTCGGACGATTCATTTATGTCCCGGTGGCAAGAGCACAAATTGCAGATTTAATTCATATGGAAAAACAAGCTGAAACGTTTGCGATATTAGGAATGGCGGAGAGTTTAGGTTCATTATTAGCTCCGGTTGTTGGGGCGTTGTTCTTCCAAGTATCGAGGAGCTGTCTATTCCTGTTCGCGGCGGCACTCCTGTTTCTATACTTATTGCTATGTGTAAAATATCTTCCAGAGTCAAACGACAAGGGTGGTCAAGGGTCCCAAGACAAAGAGATTATTTCTCCTGATAACAAAAGGCCGACCCGTTTGTTACTATGGATGATGGCAGGCGCTCTGCCAATTAGTTTCTTTCATTCACAGATGGAAACCAATTGGCCGATATATTTAGAAGCACATTTTGTGAACTACCTCTTAATTTTTGCCTTGCTTGAAACAGTGGGGAGAGTCGTTTATCTTTTTTTGGAAGTCGTAATCGTAAATCAAACCAGCAGATTTAGGATTGAAAAGGTAGTTGGGTCTGGCTATATCTTATATGCGATGGCCGCATTCATCTTTGGATTAGAACAACATATCATTGCTCTTGTGGTGGCGCAGATCCTGTTATGCCTTGCATCAATGATTAGCTTAAACCACTTACAGGGAACGATTAGCAAACTGGCTCCAGCTAACGGAAGAGCGAGATATTTTGCGATATTCGGTACACACTGGGATATTTCTCGATCAGTTGGGCCGTTTATTGGTGGTTGGCTGCTTTCACAAATGGGAGGGATTGGATTATTTTTAACTGTGATGACCCTTGTATTAGCTGGAGGATGGGGGCAATATAAGACATTACTGAAAATACAATCATAG